Genomic window (SAR116 cluster alpha proteobacterium HIMB100):
CGAATGGCACGTGATCTCGCTGCCGGGCGCCTGCATCATGGGTGGCTGCTAAATGGCCCAGAAGGTATCGGTAAATTTAAAACAGCTCTGCATCTTGCAGCATGGCTGTTGGCACTTCCGGATCAGTCCACAGCCAGTTTATTTGCTGATGATATAATGTCCGGACTGTCTGATCCCAGACAGCTTTCCTCCGATCACCCGGAAGCCAGGCTGGCGCTTACGCAAACGCATCCAGATTTGCTGATCATCAGCCCTTCAGAGGATGAAAAGAACAAATCAGGTCAAATTAAGACAGACCAAATTCGTGAATTAAATAGTTTTTTTGCTCATAGTGCTGGCCGAGGTGGTTGGCGTGTTGCCATCATAGACAGCTTAGATCTGGTCAATCGTAACGGTCAGAACGCGATGCTGAAAATATTGGAAGAACCGCCAAAGCAAGCTCTTCTTCTGGTCCTGAACAGCCGGTCTGGAACAGTCCTGCCCACTATTCGGTCACGTTGTACCCAGGCGGTGATGCACCCGCTACCACAAGCAGAAACAATTCAGGTTTTAGAACGGCTCTGGCCTGCCGGAGATGAGACCTATATCCGTATTTTGGCGGGATTGAGCGGGGGAGCTCCTGGTCAGGCTGTTCGTTTGGCTGAAGCAGAGGCTGCACCTTTATTTGAGGCCAGTTGTCATTTGCTCTGTGATCCGGCGAGCCAGCCGCAAGATTTCTGGGCAATAGCCGAAAAATGGGGACCTGCCGGAAATAAGGGCAGGGCGGTCAGGGCTGCCGCTCTGTTCTTGTTTGATCGGTTACTAACGACCACCAGCGTAGAGGCTGCCGCTGGTCATGTTTCCCCACACCATGAAGATGCGTTTTTTGCACTTGGGTTTGTTCAGCAAACTGTCGAGGCCCTTATACAGCGTCACAAGGCAGATGATTTGGCCTGCTTACATCAGGAATTTTGTGCTGATCTGAGAAAGGTTGAGCAGTTGTTTCTTGATTTCAGCCCCGTATTTGCAAAATTTCTGTGTAAATTACATAGCCAAGCACAGCCTGAATAGGGTATGACCACAACAGATGCTGGTTCTTTGGCTGAGGATATTTTTTATACACCACAGGCCAGATTATGTTTTGGCCTTGCAACCTGTTTGATGAAGACCCGTTTGAAGCAATGACACCATATTACCTCACCACGCCGATTTATTATGTAAATGATAAGCCGCATATTGGCCACGCCTATACAACGTTGGCTTGCGATGTTCTGGCGCGGTTCAAGCGCCTTGACGGCTTTGATGTGAAATTCCTGACCGGTACAGATGAACATGGGCAAAAAGTTCAGGCAGCCGCGGAAAAAGCGGCTGTATCACCACAACAATTTACCGATACGGTTTCCCAGAATTTCCGTGATCTGCTTGGAGTAATGAATTTCTCTAATGACCAGTTCATTCGAACCACAGAGCAACGTCATTATGAGACCTGTCAGGCACTCTGGAAACGCCTTTTGGATAAAGGTCATATTCAGCTAGGCAAATATGAGGGCTGGTATTCGATTCGTGATGAAGCCTTCTTTACTGAGACAGAGTTGGTCGATGGCAAAGCCCCAACCGGCGCGCCTGTGGAATGGGTTGAAGAGCCATCTTATTTTTTCAATCTGTCGGCCTGGCAACAGCCTCTTCTTGATTATTATGAAGCACATCCTGATTTTATTGCGCCTGAATCAAAACGCAAAGAAGTAATCAGCTTTGTTTCAGGCGGACTGAAGGATTTGTCCGTCAGCCGGACGACATTTGACTGGGGCGTGCCTGTGCCGGGTGACCCTGAGCATGTGATGTATGTATGGCTTGATGCACTGACCAACTATATTACTGCGCTTGACTGGCAAGGGCAGGGCGATGATTTTGCCCGCTTCTGGCCAGCTGATTTGCATATGGTCGGAAAAGATATTTTGCGGTTTCATGCGGTTTATTGGCCGGCCTTTCTGATGGCAGCTGATTTGCCCTTGCCAAAGCGTGTCTTTGCCCATGGCTGGTGGACAAATGAAGGGCGGAAAATCTCTAAATCACTGGGTAATGTGATTGACCCTTTGCAACTGGTTGATGAATTCGGGCTTGATCAAACCCGCTATTTCTTGCTTCGTGAAGTGCCGTTTGGTCGTGACGGAGATTTTGTCAGATCATCTATGATCCAGCGTATAAACAGTGACTTAGCAAATGATATTGGCAATTTGTCTCAGCGCACATTATCTCTCGTTTACAAAAATCTTGAAGGCCGTCTGCCCGCCCTGCCAGCTAAACTGACCGCTAACGACGAAGCCTTACTTTCTGCTGCAGATGGGCTTCTGGCCTCTGTGCGAACAGCTTATGATCAGCAATCCTTCCATGACGCCTTACGGCAAATCTGGGATGTGATTGCAGCGGCAAATCGTTATATTGATCAAATGGCACCATGGGCTTTGCGCAAAACAGACCCTGAACGGATGGAAGAGGTTTTGGCTGTTCTTGTGGAAACCATACGTCAGGTTGCCATACTTGTTCAGCCAGTTATGCCGAAAAGTGCGGAACAGCTCCTGGACCAGCTGTCTTTAGGGCCGGATGAACGCAGCTTTGCAGGGATCGGCGGAGCCGCTCGTTTGCCTATTGGCCGTACGATTGATAAGCCTGTCGGCGTGTTTCCGCGCTTTTTTGAAGAAGAGGCCAGCTGATGACTGCGCCGCTTGGTATCATCGATTCACATGCTCACCTTGACTATCCGCAGTTTGACGGGCAGAGAGACGAGATCCTTGCCCGTGCCAAGGCCCAGGGTGTCACTGAAGTCATCACCATAGGTGTGAAGCTCAGCACAGTCCATCAGCCGCGCCAGCTGGCAGAAACTTATGACAATATATGGTTCAGTGCGGGCATTCATCCGCATGAAGCTGGCAATGATCCGGATGCCTGTAATTTAGAGGCTGTTTTGGCAGCAGCTGATCACCCGAAATGTGTGGCGATTGGAGAGGCCGGCCTCGATTATTTTTATGATCATGCGCCGCGCGAGGCGCAGGCCAACAGCTTTCGTGTTCAGATAGAGGCTGCACGACAGACAGACAGGCCGATTATTGTTCATTCTCGCGACGCAGATGAAGATATGGCCGATATTCTTGAGGCTGAAATGGAGAAGGGGGCATTTGCCGGTGTTTTGCACTGCTTCAGTTCAGGGGCAGAG
Coding sequences:
- a CDS encoding methionyl-tRNA synthetase (PFAM: Anticodon-binding domain; tRNA synthetases class I (M)~TIGRFAM: methionyl-tRNA synthetase), translating into MFWPCNLFDEDPFEAMTPYYLTTPIYYVNDKPHIGHAYTTLACDVLARFKRLDGFDVKFLTGTDEHGQKVQAAAEKAAVSPQQFTDTVSQNFRDLLGVMNFSNDQFIRTTEQRHYETCQALWKRLLDKGHIQLGKYEGWYSIRDEAFFTETELVDGKAPTGAPVEWVEEPSYFFNLSAWQQPLLDYYEAHPDFIAPESKRKEVISFVSGGLKDLSVSRTTFDWGVPVPGDPEHVMYVWLDALTNYITALDWQGQGDDFARFWPADLHMVGKDILRFHAVYWPAFLMAADLPLPKRVFAHGWWTNEGRKISKSLGNVIDPLQLVDEFGLDQTRYFLLREVPFGRDGDFVRSSMIQRINSDLANDIGNLSQRTLSLVYKNLEGRLPALPAKLTANDEALLSAADGLLASVRTAYDQQSFHDALRQIWDVIAAANRYIDQMAPWALRKTDPERMEEVLAVLVETIRQVAILVQPVMPKSAEQLLDQLSLGPDERSFAGIGGAARLPIGRTIDKPVGVFPRFFEEEAS
- a CDS encoding hydrolase, TatD family (PFAM: TatD related DNase~TIGRFAM: hydrolase, TatD family), which codes for MTAPLGIIDSHAHLDYPQFDGQRDEILARAKAQGVTEVITIGVKLSTVHQPRQLAETYDNIWFSAGIHPHEAGNDPDACNLEAVLAAADHPKCVAIGEAGLDYFYDHAPREAQANSFRVQIEAARQTDRPIIVHSRDADEDMADILEAEMEKGAFAGVLHCFSSGAELARRAVDIGFYVSFSGILTFNKSEALRQIASELPADRILVETDSPYLAPTPHRGQTNEPGYTRHVLDRLADIRRTTVEDMAAQTRVNTLRLFSRLAPDQVAR
- a CDS encoding DNA polymerase III subunit delta' () is translated as MASPPDIPLGHDDLFTRMARDLAAGRLHHGWLLNGPEGIGKFKTALHLAAWLLALPDQSTASLFADDIMSGLSDPRQLSSDHPEARLALTQTHPDLLIISPSEDEKNKSGQIKTDQIRELNSFFAHSAGRGGWRVAIIDSLDLVNRNGQNAMLKILEEPPKQALLLVLNSRSGTVLPTIRSRCTQAVMHPLPQAETIQVLERLWPAGDETYIRILAGLSGGAPGQAVRLAEAEAAPLFEASCHLLCDPASQPQDFWAIAEKWGPAGNKGRAVRAAALFLFDRLLTTTSVEAAAGHVSPHHEDAFFALGFVQQTVEALIQRHKADDLACLHQEFCADLRKVEQLFLDFSPVFAKFLCKLHSQAQPE